A genomic segment from Nitratiruptor sp. YY08-10 encodes:
- a CDS encoding NAD(P)-binding domain-containing protein, whose protein sequence is MKKIYNIAIIGAGPAGIGTAIESFIFGIKNILLIEKAENHSATIRTFYKDNKRVDKDWMGQKVECEGRIIFMDGTKETTLDLFDKLLDKHKIETQFNTEVEKVEKKEDIFIISTTNNDTFQAKNVVIAIGKMGKPNKPSYKIPPSIRQFINFNLDKCQKGEKILVVGGGNSAAEYAYFLADTNDVTLNYRREKFTRLNPENERIITEYANKGKLKLKLGVDITALESEHGKPKVNFTDGSSEVYDRIIYAIGGTTPTEFLKKCGIEVVDNRVEVDENYETKTPGLFAAGDIVTPTGGSIAIALNHGYHIAKHIKERLGE, encoded by the coding sequence ATGAAAAAGATCTACAATATCGCAATTATAGGAGCTGGTCCGGCAGGTATTGGAACAGCAATAGAGAGTTTTATCTTTGGTATCAAAAATATTTTATTGATCGAAAAGGCCGAAAACCACTCAGCCACCATTAGAACATTCTATAAAGACAACAAAAGAGTGGACAAAGACTGGATGGGGCAAAAGGTGGAGTGCGAAGGACGAATTATCTTTATGGATGGGACCAAAGAGACCACTCTTGATCTTTTTGATAAACTTCTTGATAAACACAAAATCGAGACACAATTCAATACCGAAGTAGAAAAAGTGGAAAAAAAGGAAGATATATTCATTATATCGACTACAAACAACGATACATTTCAAGCAAAGAATGTGGTTATTGCCATCGGAAAAATGGGTAAACCAAACAAACCATCCTACAAAATCCCACCAAGTATCCGACAGTTCATCAACTTCAATCTGGATAAATGCCAAAAGGGTGAGAAGATTTTAGTGGTTGGCGGTGGAAACTCTGCAGCAGAATATGCCTATTTTTTAGCCGATACGAATGATGTCACCCTCAATTACCGACGAGAAAAGTTCACAAGACTCAATCCCGAAAATGAGCGAATCATCACTGAATATGCGAACAAAGGCAAATTGAAACTCAAACTTGGTGTTGATATAACAGCCCTTGAGAGCGAACACGGCAAACCAAAGGTCAATTTTACCGATGGATCCAGTGAAGTGTATGATCGTATCATCTATGCCATAGGTGGCACGACACCAACGGAATTTTTGAAAAAATGTGGAATTGAAGTGGTAGACAATAGAGTCGAAGTGGATGAAAACTATGAGACTAAAACGCCGGGACTCTTTGCAGCCGGGGATATTGTCACACCAACAGGAGGGTCCATCGCCATCGCACTCAATCACGGCTACCATATAGCCAAACATATCAAAGAGCGATTAGGAGAGTGA
- a CDS encoding thioredoxin fold domain-containing protein: MRVFVSLVVPLMLFAGILWQKDFKTAQKVAKKRDLPIMVFYESHNCSWCKKMLETTFEDPSIIHRMRNIVAVRVFKEEKNFPSWIRSRYTPTIFFLTPDGKEIIRPILGYQNSEYFHSYLDDVQRRKKRFMGE; encoded by the coding sequence ATGAGAGTTTTTGTAAGTTTAGTGGTGCCTTTGATGCTGTTTGCCGGGATTCTTTGGCAAAAAGATTTCAAAACGGCACAAAAAGTAGCAAAAAAAAGAGATCTTCCCATTATGGTCTTTTATGAGAGCCACAACTGCTCCTGGTGCAAGAAGATGCTCGAAACTACTTTTGAAGATCCCTCGATTATACACCGAATGCGAAATATCGTAGCGGTCAGAGTTTTTAAAGAGGAGAAAAATTTTCCTTCGTGGATACGTTCAAGATATACTCCTACGATCTTTTTCCTCACGCCAGATGGCAAAGAGATCATCAGACCGATTCTTGGCTATCAAAACAGTGAGTATTTTCACTCCTATCTTGATGATGTGCAAAGAAGGAAAAAGCGGTTTATGGGAGAGTGA
- a CDS encoding mechanosensitive ion channel family protein: MKQLILLCMMTLFLFGADINSTLVHADAKTYESLLATLKKSQIHNDETALQKALLYKIINITKYPPKPPSFDIRVQNQEDFEQLVQKTIQFINESFEKKSTLQHLQQKQQTLKEEILGENNNSKLFTLQLQYTFYTKALRTLKEELNKRETIFGKQITPLLLRSIQTISFDQNKLQKRVSQIEQDLDSVQKKIEAKEVEKERLELLGRKDRVKNIEQSLALLQKEKRKLLEKKLITLFDLYTIALQKKETKTVFNLQKKILDLAKILNDPHTVKRLKTLLTKLNVQILGKGETIKGATLQHIKEAANLLWDKLNSPLFMINQTPISTLKLFITLLILIFGYLLGVLYKKSIQKLAQNSHSITPSTKTLLSNIGYYTIVIVAFVITLNVLGIDLSSIALIAGALSVGIGFGLQNIVSNFVSGLIFDV; this comes from the coding sequence ATGAAACAGCTGATTCTCCTATGCATGATGACGCTGTTTCTTTTTGGAGCCGATATCAATAGCACTTTGGTTCATGCCGATGCCAAAACATATGAGTCACTCTTGGCTACACTGAAAAAATCGCAAATTCATAATGACGAAACAGCTTTACAAAAAGCTCTTTTATACAAGATTATCAATATAACCAAATATCCTCCAAAACCACCCTCTTTCGATATACGAGTGCAAAATCAAGAAGATTTTGAGCAACTGGTGCAAAAAACAATACAGTTTATCAATGAATCTTTTGAAAAAAAGAGCACATTGCAGCATCTTCAGCAAAAACAGCAAACTTTAAAAGAGGAAATTTTGGGTGAAAACAATAACTCAAAACTTTTTACACTACAACTGCAATATACATTTTATACAAAAGCGCTTCGTACTTTAAAAGAAGAACTCAACAAAAGAGAAACAATTTTTGGAAAACAGATTACTCCTCTTCTTCTTCGTAGCATACAAACAATCTCTTTTGATCAAAACAAACTGCAAAAAAGAGTTTCTCAAATAGAGCAGGATTTAGATTCCGTTCAGAAAAAGATTGAGGCAAAAGAGGTAGAAAAAGAACGTCTGGAACTTCTTGGCAGAAAAGATAGAGTTAAAAATATAGAACAGTCCCTGGCGCTTTTGCAAAAAGAGAAAAGAAAGCTTTTGGAAAAAAAATTAATCACCCTTTTTGACCTCTACACAATCGCCCTACAAAAAAAAGAGACCAAAACCGTTTTTAACTTGCAGAAAAAAATTCTCGATCTCGCGAAAATTCTCAATGACCCTCACACAGTAAAGCGCCTAAAAACTCTTTTGACAAAACTTAATGTACAAATCTTGGGAAAAGGTGAAACCATCAAAGGAGCCACTCTTCAACATATCAAAGAGGCGGCTAACCTTCTATGGGATAAACTCAACAGCCCCCTTTTTATGATCAATCAGACGCCTATAAGCACTTTGAAGCTTTTTATCACTCTGCTTATCCTCATTTTTGGGTATCTCCTTGGTGTTTTGTATAAAAAAAGTATTCAAAAACTGGCACAAAACTCTCATTCTATCACACCATCTACCAAAACACTCCTGAGCAATATCGGTTACTATACAATAGTCATTGTCGCCTTTGTTATTACACTCAATGTATTAGGCATCGATCTTTCCTCCATCGCTTTAATTGCCGGAGCCCTTTCGGTGGGTATCGGTTTTGGATTGCAAAATATCGTATCCAATTTTGTCTCCGGACTTATTTTTGATGTTTGA
- a CDS encoding FIST N-terminal domain-containing protein, with translation MKSFNTVFHDEKQLRSFIKEKGIKNSNRLLVQVYSGIVHKVFMQNLLDLLVSLLPDATIVGSTTAGEIVDSKIYEKNVALSFTNMEHTFIKSDIVTYDQFSSDNPHYEGGMYFKKRLVTSDTKFILLLADGMRTNGEELVKGFGNETKVVIGGGLAGDYGQLQNTYVFCKNRVIENGAVAVAFDSKELQVFNYYTTGWKPIGRSFVVTKSTGNIVYELDGEPIYEIYERYLGKEIAKNLPDSAIEFPLMVEKDGKYIARAALAMNEDGTLVFAGNVPEGSCVRFGFGNTLLILDTAGKLFHNEMFQKRFESLFIFSCVARKRYLGDLVHEEIIPFKRVSPNIGFFTYGEFVTMKDGHELLNESLTLIAASEREESIQDLDLYNKEYVDDNSTIRAINALINLVEKTTQELEREKSELQSEVQKDGLTGLLNKKSLLNLLQTHLNKKNISLLLIDIDNFKKINDTKGHLFGDEVLKAFAQILIKNSRKSDIVGRFGGEEFVVVYFDLDEEMAKEKAERIRFEFEALSQRFGYPLSVSIGMTNKRDGDTLPTLLERADEALYFSKRNGKNRVSYL, from the coding sequence ATGAAGTCTTTCAATACTGTTTTTCACGATGAAAAACAGTTGCGATCATTTATCAAAGAAAAAGGAATCAAAAACAGCAATCGGCTTTTGGTACAAGTCTATTCAGGTATCGTACACAAAGTGTTTATGCAAAATCTCCTTGATCTTCTTGTTTCGCTTTTACCTGATGCAACGATCGTGGGTTCTACCACTGCAGGAGAAATAGTCGATTCAAAGATTTATGAGAAGAATGTGGCACTCTCTTTTACCAATATGGAACATACGTTTATAAAATCGGACATTGTGACATATGACCAATTCTCCTCAGATAATCCCCATTATGAAGGTGGTATGTACTTCAAAAAGCGCTTAGTCACTTCTGATACAAAATTCATTTTGCTTTTGGCCGACGGGATGAGAACCAATGGAGAAGAGCTGGTAAAAGGTTTTGGAAATGAGACAAAGGTCGTGATAGGTGGTGGACTGGCTGGGGATTACGGTCAGCTTCAAAATACTTATGTGTTTTGTAAAAACAGAGTGATAGAAAACGGTGCGGTAGCAGTAGCCTTCGATTCGAAGGAGCTTCAGGTATTCAACTACTATACGACTGGATGGAAACCGATAGGTCGTAGTTTCGTTGTAACAAAATCGACAGGAAATATTGTATACGAGCTTGATGGAGAACCGATTTATGAAATTTATGAGCGATATCTTGGAAAGGAGATAGCAAAGAATCTTCCGGACAGCGCCATTGAATTTCCTTTGATGGTAGAAAAGGACGGGAAATATATTGCAAGAGCTGCCCTTGCAATGAATGAAGATGGAACACTTGTTTTTGCAGGGAATGTCCCGGAAGGCTCTTGTGTTCGGTTTGGATTTGGAAATACACTGTTGATTTTGGATACTGCCGGAAAACTGTTCCATAATGAGATGTTCCAAAAACGGTTCGAATCTCTTTTTATATTTTCGTGTGTTGCAAGGAAACGTTATTTGGGTGATCTAGTCCATGAAGAAATCATACCTTTTAAAAGAGTATCGCCAAATATTGGATTTTTTACGTACGGAGAGTTCGTCACTATGAAGGATGGGCATGAACTGCTCAATGAAAGCCTCACTTTAATCGCTGCTTCGGAACGGGAAGAAAGTATACAAGATCTTGACTTGTACAATAAAGAGTATGTCGATGACAATAGTACTATTCGAGCTATCAATGCATTGATCAATCTTGTAGAGAAAACAACCCAGGAGTTGGAACGAGAAAAGAGTGAGTTGCAAAGTGAAGTGCAAAAAGATGGTTTGACAGGACTCTTGAATAAAAAAAGTCTTTTAAATCTACTGCAAACACACCTCAATAAGAAAAATATTTCTCTTTTGCTGATTGATATTGATAATTTTAAAAAAATCAATGATACAAAAGGGCATCTTTTTGGAGATGAAGTTTTAAAAGCTTTTGCGCAGATCCTCATAAAAAATTCAAGAAAATCCGATATTGTCGGTCGATTTGGTGGAGAAGAATTTGTTGTTGTCTATTTTGATCTGGATGAAGAGATGGCAAAGGAAAAAGCAGAACGTATCCGCTTCGAATTTGAGGCATTGAGTCAACGTTTCGGATATCCATTGAGCGTGAGTATAGGCATGACAAACAAAAGAGACGGCGATACACTTCCTACTTTATTGGAACGAGCGGATGAAGCCCTCTACTTCTCGAAAAGAAACGGTAAAAACAGAGTAAGCTATCTATAA
- a CDS encoding carboxymuconolactone decarboxylase family protein, giving the protein MAHINLPEFEQMSPAIQEKARPILEKTGKLGEIFKLLAIDENIYNATDMMVQNYLLKQTHLPYFIKEAIALLISKENSCKMCVDVHKNIARMLGLDEKEIESILQGVDAIEAEERTKELLRFCIRASKKDNYKITKEDIEYLKSLGWSDKEILEAVAITGYFNYINTLSNVFGLGEEA; this is encoded by the coding sequence ATGGCGCATATAAACTTGCCGGAATTTGAACAGATGAGTCCTGCAATTCAAGAAAAAGCTCGTCCTATTTTGGAAAAAACCGGAAAACTTGGAGAGATTTTCAAACTTTTGGCAATAGATGAGAATATCTACAATGCAACGGATATGATGGTGCAAAACTATCTTTTAAAACAGACACATCTTCCCTATTTTATCAAAGAGGCTATCGCACTTTTGATATCGAAAGAAAACAGCTGCAAGATGTGTGTGGATGTACATAAAAATATTGCCAGAATGCTGGGTCTTGATGAAAAAGAGATTGAATCGATTTTACAAGGAGTTGATGCAATAGAAGCGGAAGAGAGGACAAAAGAGCTGCTTCGATTTTGTATTCGAGCAAGCAAAAAAGACAACTACAAAATCACAAAAGAAGATATTGAGTATCTTAAAAGTCTTGGTTGGAGTGATAAGGAGATTTTGGAAGCCGTAGCGATTACAGGCTATTTTAACTATATCAATACTTTGTCCAATGTATTTGGCCTGGGAGAGGAGGCTTAG
- a CDS encoding NAD-binding protein: MDIIIAGAGRVGFKLAQTLSVKHNIIIIDKNKDALSRLTESIDVMPIYGNIEDPDTFKALTERPYDIFIAVTDNDEANIISTLIADDVIDVKKKIIRLRNPFFAKSSIAHKIGIYEAVFPFIAAARSIKLLLDFPKANNVKNFIFTPQTLVSVLVEGSDIHSIKEIESQDIVVVGIERDKKFYIPTDNEVIQQKDLLYLFGQKEEIKRLCDRLNRNAPKQIRKIAIFGAELLGLEIAKAFLEQKVELKIIEKDPELCKRASEILQNRATIINSRYVEHTIFEEENVKNADMVISTSNDDEDNIIRCLEAKEYGVKKTVAVNNDMEFYSLMHKLGIVAVRGPKMSAYYSILEKIASSAVITERHYCGGRGTIFMRKIFPNSPLIDKKIKPLLQEDIISFIIRNGKIQPLQQKTALKALDVIVVFSKSYLEERVKKWIYAL; this comes from the coding sequence ATGGATATCATTATCGCCGGAGCCGGTAGGGTCGGATTCAAACTGGCTCAAACACTCTCTGTCAAACACAATATCATCATCATAGACAAAAACAAAGATGCACTCTCACGCCTTACCGAATCGATCGATGTTATGCCGATATATGGCAATATTGAAGATCCGGATACCTTTAAAGCGTTAACGGAAAGGCCCTACGATATTTTTATCGCCGTAACGGATAACGATGAAGCCAATATCATCTCTACTTTGATTGCCGATGATGTGATTGATGTGAAAAAAAAGATCATCCGTCTTCGAAATCCCTTTTTCGCAAAAAGCTCAATTGCACATAAGATCGGTATTTATGAAGCGGTTTTCCCTTTCATCGCCGCAGCAAGATCTATCAAACTGCTTCTTGATTTTCCAAAAGCGAACAATGTAAAAAACTTCATCTTTACACCCCAGACTCTCGTATCTGTTTTGGTTGAAGGAAGTGACATCCATTCAATAAAAGAGATCGAGTCACAAGATATCGTCGTAGTAGGAATCGAGAGAGACAAAAAATTTTATATCCCTACGGATAATGAAGTAATTCAACAAAAGGATCTGCTCTATCTTTTTGGGCAAAAAGAGGAGATCAAGAGGTTGTGTGACAGACTCAACCGGAATGCTCCAAAACAGATTCGAAAAATCGCCATTTTTGGAGCCGAACTTCTTGGACTTGAGATTGCAAAAGCGTTTTTGGAGCAAAAAGTAGAACTCAAGATCATCGAAAAAGATCCCGAACTTTGCAAAAGAGCTTCAGAGATTTTACAAAACAGAGCAACGATCATCAATAGCCGTTATGTAGAACATACGATCTTTGAAGAGGAAAATGTCAAAAACGCCGATATGGTCATCTCCACTAGCAACGACGATGAAGACAATATCATACGGTGTTTGGAAGCAAAAGAGTATGGCGTGAAAAAGACAGTGGCCGTGAACAACGATATGGAGTTTTACTCTTTGATGCACAAACTCGGTATCGTAGCCGTCCGTGGTCCCAAAATGAGTGCATACTACTCCATCTTGGAAAAGATAGCTTCGAGTGCAGTCATCACAGAGCGGCATTATTGTGGCGGTCGAGGAACGATATTCATGCGAAAAATCTTTCCAAATTCTCCTCTTATCGACAAAAAAATCAAACCACTCTTGCAAGAAGATATCATCTCTTTCATCATCCGAAATGGTAAAATTCAGCCCTTGCAACAAAAAACAGCACTCAAAGCCCTAGATGTCATTGTCGTATTTTCCAAATCTTACTTAGAAGAGAGGGTCAAAAAGTGGATCTACGCTCTATAA
- a CDS encoding mechanosensitive ion channel family protein: MFERSIKIGDFVEIDENLRGRISDIRMRSTTITTNDNIDVIVPNQDLIQNRVINWTMNDDIRRFRIPFGVAYGTDAKKVIQVIKDAVKNSGFGDIYEDSKRKTRVIMTSMGDSSVNFELLVWIKGKEALYPRRTTSRFLILIYETLNRHGIEIPFPQRDLHIKSIDATIPVTTRKAN, from the coding sequence ATGTTTGAAAGAAGCATCAAAATTGGCGATTTTGTAGAAATAGATGAGAATCTTCGGGGAAGAATTTCCGATATCCGTATGCGCTCGACCACAATAACGACAAATGACAATATCGATGTAATCGTTCCGAACCAGGACCTCATCCAAAACAGAGTCATTAACTGGACGATGAACGATGATATTCGCCGATTTCGTATCCCTTTTGGAGTCGCTTATGGAACGGATGCCAAAAAGGTGATTCAAGTGATCAAAGATGCGGTCAAAAACAGTGGATTTGGAGATATTTACGAAGATTCCAAAAGGAAAACAAGAGTGATTATGACAAGTATGGGCGACAGTAGCGTCAATTTTGAGCTCCTTGTCTGGATCAAGGGGAAAGAGGCTCTCTATCCAAGACGGACGACCTCACGATTTTTGATCCTTATCTATGAAACGCTCAACAGACATGGTATCGAAATCCCTTTTCCACAACGTGACTTGCATATAAAATCAATTGATGCAACCATTCCTGTAACAACCCGTAAAGCAAACTAA
- a CDS encoding TetR/AcrR family transcriptional regulator has protein sequence METKEKILSVALELFNRFGTKDVTTNHIAKAAGISPGNLYYHFRNKEEIIRLLYQKMREEVGFENQALPETLCEMMEYCEYVAAIWWRYRFLKKELVILMQKDPLLQQEVEHDTKVQYEKLVHLIDHLIKKECMVTLTEEMKRHIANTVALYSNFWILFLQIFGDKISQTMALEVSKEVSKALMPYLTEKAVQALKKCKGV, from the coding sequence TTGGAAACAAAAGAGAAAATTTTATCAGTGGCACTGGAGCTTTTCAATCGGTTCGGAACAAAAGATGTGACGACAAATCATATTGCCAAAGCGGCTGGTATCAGTCCGGGAAATCTTTATTATCATTTCCGAAATAAAGAGGAGATTATCCGTCTTTTGTATCAGAAGATGCGAGAGGAGGTGGGATTTGAGAATCAAGCTTTGCCTGAGACTCTATGTGAAATGATGGAGTATTGCGAATATGTCGCAGCTATTTGGTGGCGATACCGCTTTTTAAAAAAGGAGTTGGTTATTTTGATGCAAAAAGATCCTCTTTTGCAACAGGAGGTGGAGCACGATACAAAAGTGCAGTATGAAAAGCTTGTCCATCTTATAGATCATCTTATCAAAAAAGAGTGTATGGTTACACTGACAGAAGAGATGAAACGACATATAGCGAATACGGTTGCGCTATACAGCAACTTTTGGATCCTTTTTTTACAGATATTTGGAGACAAGATTTCTCAAACAATGGCTTTAGAGGTTTCCAAGGAGGTTTCCAAAGCTTTAATGCCCTATCTTACTGAAAAAGCTGTACAAGCATTAAAAAAATGTAAAGGAGTGTAG
- a CDS encoding EAL domain-containing protein codes for MKKLRFKHFALLILIGGFFLTASSIVIYANTIQKSLYKHYYNDIKDKLLEIKIFLEDPLMDRAKISTYLDRIKNSSQHIEAIYILDLNGHIVFKSSGNTQKFLSLQSVPLDQMHVNIFQNSQWVKVEMPLTMFDEKKQQNQNMKLFVVFRTDFVKQVVVQAMQKQLFVLIGLILMVFLILGFGFYYFYTKVLQLYLWTKQPEKIDNLHFVELNEIEHTIYEKIEKIKSLNKKIQEAYQKEKYLRTLMELVSKINETMVREENFEMFLQECIQYFKEYIYFQKVYIVIGQYGIGDRNIDVTKALCVQLSAFQEVYGNLYIEKDGSFLQEEVQILEELGGDIAFAYHAFLQRQEKESILLFDRITNLPNLSYFFLYKSKFTYQNFIYIDIYHFRLFNELFGIEFGDKLLKKFSEELKRFNVPIFHAVTDQFFTLFNGSLEEAKEFSTNLVEYFDAISLNVDGVDIDIHIHCAIIDANVENALQKAYFAVKIATLNNPVAIYDPNQIEKQHENFKQKYITLKQLIKNKKVRAFKQYVIDNKTQQRVYCEILARIDNDGTIITPYYFMDIAKTSGLYFELVKQMYEYIFSYLQHNKTNISINISFQDIENEKIRIYLLKHLKKYGEYITIEILETEYIETESIIKSFLQEAKRYGVKIAIDDFGSGYANFDYVLKLGADYIKIDGSLIKNLSNEVNYTIVKHIVSLAKDLGIKTVAEFVENEEIFELVKELGIDYSQGYYFHKPDPLV; via the coding sequence ATGAAAAAACTACGTTTTAAGCATTTTGCACTTCTTATCTTGATTGGAGGCTTTTTTCTTACTGCTTCTTCCATAGTGATTTATGCAAATACAATTCAAAAATCTCTTTATAAACATTATTACAATGATATAAAAGATAAATTGCTGGAAATTAAAATCTTTTTAGAAGATCCTTTGATGGATAGAGCAAAAATTTCTACCTATTTGGATCGCATTAAAAACAGTTCACAGCATATCGAAGCGATTTATATACTTGATTTAAATGGTCATATTGTGTTTAAGAGTAGCGGTAATACACAGAAATTTTTGTCTTTACAATCAGTTCCATTGGATCAAATGCATGTCAACATTTTTCAAAATAGCCAGTGGGTGAAGGTAGAAATGCCATTAACGATGTTTGACGAAAAAAAGCAACAAAATCAAAATATGAAATTATTTGTTGTTTTTCGAACAGATTTTGTAAAACAAGTTGTTGTCCAAGCTATGCAAAAACAGCTTTTTGTATTGATAGGTCTTATTTTAATGGTTTTTTTAATTTTGGGGTTTGGATTTTACTATTTTTATACAAAAGTTTTGCAGTTATATTTGTGGACGAAACAACCTGAGAAGATAGACAATTTGCATTTTGTCGAGCTTAATGAAATTGAACATACTATCTATGAAAAAATTGAAAAAATCAAAAGTCTGAATAAAAAAATTCAAGAGGCATATCAAAAAGAGAAGTATTTACGAACATTAATGGAGTTGGTTTCAAAGATAAATGAGACAATGGTCCGGGAAGAAAATTTTGAAATGTTTTTGCAAGAGTGTATTCAATATTTTAAAGAGTACATCTATTTTCAAAAGGTTTATATAGTCATTGGACAATATGGCATTGGAGATAGGAATATTGATGTGACAAAAGCGTTATGTGTCCAATTGTCTGCTTTTCAAGAAGTATATGGAAATTTGTATATTGAAAAAGATGGTTCTTTTTTGCAAGAAGAGGTACAAATTTTAGAAGAATTGGGTGGTGATATTGCCTTTGCGTATCACGCCTTTTTGCAAAGGCAGGAGAAAGAGAGTATCCTCCTCTTCGATAGAATTACCAATTTACCCAATCTTAGTTATTTTTTTCTTTATAAAAGCAAGTTTACATATCAGAATTTCATCTATATAGATATATATCATTTTAGGCTATTCAATGAACTTTTTGGTATAGAATTTGGCGATAAACTCTTAAAAAAGTTTTCTGAAGAGTTGAAGCGGTTTAATGTACCTATTTTTCATGCTGTGACAGATCAATTTTTTACGCTTTTTAATGGTTCATTAGAAGAAGCAAAAGAGTTTAGTACAAATTTAGTCGAGTATTTTGATGCTATCAGTCTAAATGTGGATGGGGTAGATATAGATATCCATATTCACTGTGCCATTATTGATGCAAATGTTGAAAATGCATTGCAAAAGGCCTATTTTGCTGTCAAAATAGCAACACTCAACAATCCCGTGGCGATATATGATCCGAATCAAATAGAAAAACAGCACGAAAATTTCAAACAAAAATATATTACATTGAAACAATTGATTAAAAATAAAAAGGTTCGTGCATTTAAGCAATATGTCATAGATAACAAAACGCAGCAAAGAGTCTATTGTGAAATATTGGCACGAATAGATAATGATGGGACCATAATAACACCATATTATTTCATGGATATTGCAAAAACGAGCGGTCTTTATTTTGAACTAGTAAAACAGATGTATGAATACATATTTTCCTATTTACAACACAATAAAACAAATATCTCCATCAATATCTCTTTTCAAGATATAGAAAATGAGAAAATTCGGATATATCTATTGAAACATCTAAAAAAATATGGCGAATATATTACGATCGAAATATTAGAAACGGAATATATCGAAACTGAGAGTATCATAAAAAGTTTTCTTCAAGAAGCGAAACGATATGGAGTGAAAATTGCGATTGATGATTTTGGAAGCGGGTATGCAAATTTCGATTATGTTTTGAAGTTGGGCGCTGATTATATTAAAATTGATGGAAGTTTGATCAAGAATCTTTCAAATGAAGTGAACTATACTATTGTAAAGCATATCGTCAGTCTTGCAAAAGATTTAGGGATTAAGACAGTTGCAGAGTTTGTTGAGAATGAGGAAATTTTTGAGCTTGTAAAAGAATTGGGAATAGATTATTCTCAAGGATACTATTTTCATAAACCAGATCCTCTTGTTTAG